The DNA region aaaagaggctggctgttcacagtgctctgtgtccaagcacgttaacagagaggagaagggaaggaaaagatgtggtagaaaaaaagtgtacaagcaatagggataaccgcaccctggagaggattgtgaaacaaaacccattcaaaaatgtgggggtgattcacaaagagtggactgcagctggagtcagtgcttcaagaaacaCTACaaacagacgtatgcaagacctGGGTTTCAGCtttcgcattccttgtgtcaagccactcttgaacaacagacagcctcagaagcatctaaagagaaaaaggactggactgctgctgagtggtccaaagttatgttctctgatgaaagtaaattttgcatttcctttgaaaataagggtcccagagtctggaggaagagagaatatgcacacaatccatgttgcttgtggtccagtgtaaagtttccacagtcagtgatggtttggggtgccatgtcatctgctggtgttggtccaatgtgttaaggtcaacacagctgtataccaggaagttttagagcacttcatgcttcctgctgctgaccaactttatggagatgcagatttaattttccatcaggacttggcacctgcacacagtgccaaatctaccagtacctggtttaaggaccatggtatccctgttcttaatttgccagcaaactcgcctgaccttaaccccatagaaaatctatggggtattgtgaagaggaagatgcgatatgccagacccaatgatgcagaagagctgaaggcaactatcagagcaacctgggctctcataacacctgagcagtgccacagactgatcgactcgatgccacgctgcattgctgcagtaattcaggcaaaaggagccccaactaagtattgagtgctgtacatgctcatacttttcattttcatacttttcagttggccaagatttctaaaaatcctttctttataTTGGTCTTaattaatattctaattttctgagatactgaatttgggattttccttagttgtcagttataatcatcaaaattaaaagaaataaacatttgaaatatgtgcataatgaatgaatataatataaaagtttcactttttgaatggaattagtgaaataaatcaactttttaaggatattctaattatatgaccagcacctgtaaatcaAGATGGAACTGTAGATACGAAGTGAATGTTAAATTTGATCAGGTCTTTGCTAGGTTAAGTGCTGTAAAAaaggctgcatgtttgtaaaaaaaaacaaaaacaaatccatcattaaggcattttaactttaaactatcaCTTTTGAGCAAAATAATCCAaacactttctccagtgaaaaagtctctcctgattcagataaaacaactttttccttttagaaaacaatattatggacAGACGACTcatcaatagcaaaaaaaaaaaaaaaaaaaaatcaatactttgAAGTTGTCTTAATAATGGATTAGTTTATTTCAAACACAGTTTTTCCATtcataagatgttaattgatggactggagtgatgtggattacttgtggattattgtgatgtttttatcagctgtctggactctcattctgacggcacccattcactctattggtgagcaagtgatgtaaacctacatttctccaaatctgttctgatgaagaaaaaacctCATCTTCATTTTGAATTTAGGgtgaatgcattttcatttttggatgaagttTTCATTTAAAGGTTCATCAGTTAAAAATCCATTTTCCTATAGAGAATATTAATGTAGTTTTTACTTATTTAACCCAAATGATGCACTATATACCTTTACAATGCTTCTGTGGAGTTTGACAGCTGTGGTCATTACAAACTCATGTAAGAGATGTTTTCTTGGGAAAAGaactttggaacgacatgaggttgagtaaataaagGCAGATTTGTCATGTTTGGCTGATCTCTTAACACATGCGAGCGGCTCCTCCGCATATCAAATCAGGATCACCGCAGCAGACTGTGAGAGAGCGCCTCTCCCTTTTACTGTGGGTGTATTTTAGTGGTGGTGGGAGGTAAGGGGTGGAGGTCGAGATCTGGGCTGAGTGGACAGATGTGGGTGGACACGGATGGGacagtggttctggtgaaatcCTCACCATTCCTTGGGTAATGAGCCAGCTGTCTATGGGCTCCAACTCAGCGTTAGGACCTTTTACATTCGGCTAAATCAACAACAGAAAACACCTTAAAGATGTGAAGAAGAACAAAAGCACCTaccacacaaaaaataataataacgctCCATCTTCAGGAAAACTGAATCAGGTGTCATTTAAGGCAAGAGAAAGTAACTTTGAGTCAATGAACTAAGGTAGATGGGGTGGAAAAACAAACGAacaaagagagggaaaaaaagaggtGTAAACTTTGACCCATGGGCTGATTCATGTGAATTGCAACTCTAAACCACATCCGTTGTGTAACCTTGGCTGATTTCAGCACATGTATGTCTGTTACCAAAGATACAATCATAATGATTTCCTAATATCACTCTTGAAGATTTCATAATTCTTAATATTACGTTTATTCAAAAACATGCttttgtgttaaaattaaaaactgaGTTATCTTCCTTAAATTCCCTTAGCAAAAACCACTAATAGAATAATAAGGGATTTTATTTAAGGGTCAATGAGTTGGTGCTCCTATTGTGCCCAGATCTAtaaatttattcataaataaatataaaatgattacacacaaatataaaaaatcacACACAATAACTTTAACAAACCACTTCACTTGAAGATGATCGTGTAAATTCagtgtgaaggtttttttttttgtttttttggtaagGACAACCGTCTTGTGATACAAAAGACTTGTTAAAAGTATTAAATTCCTAAAGAATAGTTTACACCAAAAAAgcgtaaattatgtcattaatgactcaccctcaagtcgttccaaacccgtgagaccttcattcatcttggACATTgtgaaaatagtccatgtgacatcagtgcttcAAATGTAATATGAAGCTACGACAATACTTTGTccgcaaagaaaactaaaataacttaattcaacaatttcttctcttgacgactgatgtcacatggactgttttaacaatgtccttactacctttctggatcTCGAacgtggtagttgcattgctgtctatgagggtcagaaagctctcggatttcatccaaAATTATCTTATTATGTGtcttgaagatgaacaaaggtcttacgggtttgtgagggtgagtaattaattacagaatttaaatttttgggtgaactatccctttaaaagagtGAAAACCTTATTAAATAACTTGCCATGGTCTTTAATAATTAAGTACAtgttaccttttatttatttaatttattattttattattataaaaatagtgTTACACTGTGTTACACTCAGTGTAAAGAAAAAAAGGTGCAAAGGTGTCACCGGAGCAATGCcctttcaaaatgtattaatatgtacTTTTTAAAAAAGCACTAATTTGTGCAATTTTGCAGCTTTGTACTTTTCTGAGTGTAGAAACTTAGAACAACTTTTTTGGCATTAAGTTTAATGGTGGCTAATAGCAATCATCACATTTGAATTACAGCAACAATTATTGTAGTGGCGTTTTCTAAGGAACATACATAGCACTATGGGCTTATGAATGCAGCaacttatatttttttcataaagacCTCATAGTGCTAACATGAGAACAGGAGCATTTTTATGCCGAAAGTGACAACGAATGACATGCAAAGGCAGAGGACTAGAAATGTGTTGAAGTTGCCATACAAAACTCGTGCGAGTCCCCATCTTCTGAGAAACAGTGCGGTCTAAGTTAAGTAATAACATGCAGTGATCAGAGAGTCTAGTCAGCCATTAGCACCCCACAAAACCCTTCACAAACCCTTCATCACTATCAATATACATGCAGTAAGAAACTCACCCCAGTGGCATTTTGCTGTCTGATATCCAAAGCAGACGCCAGGCTCACCAGAGCCTGAGGTTCCTCGTATTTAACGCTAGAAATAAGCAAAGaaaatagttgttgtttttttgttttttttacgtgGTTTAACATAAAATGGTAATAGTGTGGTTTACAGTGGTGTGGAAATGGCACTCACTTTTTGCGCTGGTCAGCTAGAGAGCTGGACCTGGTGTGGGCGAACATGTCAAAGTCGTCCTGAGGGTTGTGAGCGCTCAGAGAGCTGAGAGTGCTGCTGACGCTGTCTGCACCCACTTCTACAGCCATAAAGAAAATCATGTTAAATAAGTTTATGTGTATGGTTTTAAATGAACTGATTTGAAGGTTTATTGGCCTCTATTTAGTCATCCTAATTAAGATGTGCACGTGAGACCCTCACCAAGTCCTGCCAGCTGTGTGGAGAGAGACACAGCAGCAGCAGGAGGAGCAGAAGGAGGCTGCAGGGTGgatgtgggtgtatgagtgggtGTTGTGCTGACCCGAGGAGTGACCACAGCTGGAGAAGCGGGGTCCAAATCTATGAGATTATCCCCTTCTGAAGCCTCATTCAAGACCTGTGAATTCACAACACACATCAGACTCAAAACAACTCTCTATTACTTCACCTGTTCTATAGTGGCATAATAAATCCATACTAATATTGTAATACAGCTTGATACAGAAATGGGGGAAAATTGTCCCTTTAattaaataatcaatatttcCTGATGTGCCATACTTTTAAATTGTTACCATCCATTAATcaagttaaatataataaataaaaatgttcatacACAGGTGAGGATTACACTTCTCTCAGACTTTTTTGTTTTATGGGAAAGCTGTAAAAACTGCTAGAGAAACAAGGCATATAACACCTGTATTGGACAGGACAAGTAATGAAGACAGTGAGAAACAGTAGTTTTAGTTCTAGGGTCTAAATCTCTAGAGTTGATAGGCAATGCATTACACTCAGCCATGGTTTAACATTTTACTGCACTCACATCTACACAACAATGATGCATCATACTTGCCTCTTTCAGCTAAGCATCATTCAAAcaatagaatgtaaaaaaaaagagcatgcacttaagacaaaaatattttcacaagaCACATAGGTACCATACAAGaaacaatgtaatataatttataattatactaCATATTATAATGATACAGACAGTATTATGCGTGTTAAGAATGCAGTACTGCAGTATCAAACTCACCCCGTTGTTTTGTGCTGCTCTGCCTACTCTGTATCTCTCATACCTGTCAGAACACAGAGCACCGGTGAGATATCAAAAACACTTGTCACTATGGAGATGAAAGAAATGTTAATGTGTCTTCAGACCCTGTGCGCTGTGCTCTAAAGCAAAGGAAGGGAAATCAAAGGGAAGCCTGAGCTGAGTGCGGAGACGTGAAGTCAGAGCTTCCTCTGAGAGCTGTCAGATAAAGGCTGACGAGGGAAACTTTTTGTGACGGACACCTCTTCTCACCTCTCGTAGCGCAGGAAGATGTTGTTTAAATCATCGTTGACATGTAGCAGCTCTTCGGTGACCTCTTCGTTAGACACACGAGAGATGAGCTCCACTACCCTGTGCTGCATGGCTCGACACGTCCTGTTCAGCTCCTGACACACAAGATGCACTTCAGCTTTGCTGTAAATCTTATTAGTCTAGAATAGATTATTATGGAACATTTTCCCAGTCGAGTATAGAAAGGACATAATAATGTATATACAACCCAATATAATGAACAGGACCATAGGGATGCAGTAGATGAGGTGGTAAAACACAATATTGTTACACCCCCTTGTGGTGATGTTTAGATTCAAAATATcgactttttcatttttttttttactattgtctTTTATTGTAGTGGTGAGTATTAAGACCATGGAAAATGTTCTTAAGAAGAAAAGAGAATGTGATGTTGCATGCCGGATTAGAACCAATATAGCCAACATGAGCACCACAGCTCAATATTTCCAAGAGCTATGCTAACTGCTAGGCCACAGATCCATTGGATTTCATTTGTGTTCAACTTCTTTAAGTAAACATATGGGATCATTTATACACATAATCTCTGTATAAAAGATTTGAGCGCAGTGGGAAAACTCTTAGACCTGGAGTAGCTCGAGATCGGAGGTGTCTTCTTGGCCCGGCACCATCTCGGTCAGCATCTCCGACATCACTTTAACATTCCCACGCACAATGTCCAGCTCACTTCTCAGCCTTGCGATCTGTTCACACAAACGAAACGATCCCAAATCAGCaaaaacagcaatactgtgaaatatttctacaatttaaaataactgctttttagGTTTAACTTTTGCATGGAAGTTAGGAAAATGTTTCAGATAAGATCATTTCTAAAGCATTatttgcaataaattgttcttagCTGTAATGGTGTGTGCACACCAAAGTGAAGCAAATATTTCTTTCACGTAGTGTTCCCATTCATAAGCCcatgattcccagggaacatgttaggtaaaaaatgttagcctgaatgcactgtaaatcactttggattaaatttatctgctaaatgcataaatttacatttaattgctATAGGTTACTTGCACAGCTTTTGTGTCACTCGCACaaataaaatcatcacattttcTGATAAAACTTGTCAAACAGGACGAAGCTCTTCATTGAATGGCTTGCGCGACAATAGGCACGTTTCCATTACAAATTTGGCCCAAACTTTggcaatattttataaatgtcaataaaaagTATTGCTAAATAATGGCTTTCCTTTAAccaatgttatgcgactaaaacatAACCTCTTGCCTCTTCGAGATAAGTCATGGCATTAAGTCATTAAGCGATAAGTCATGGCGAGACCTTTTGGTGGGGTTTTGACTGTTTTTGGCTATATTTATTGAAAGGAGACATATGTGTGTATCTTTACAGAAACAGCACAGACAGCCACTTTAGAAACATGCGTGGCGCGGCTGGATTCTGGAATAAACACAAGCATTAACTAGAGGGGCCGCAATCAGCTTCAACGGCCGTATCAGAGCCACACTGCACCGCAGATGTGTGCAGTGTAAATTGTCTAAGCATTTATAGAAGGAAAAGCCCCTTATACTGTAGAGCGGCCACGTATGATGAGTTTTTTGGAGGTTGTAGTTCATTGAAGAATGATCACATGACTTTTCACATACGCCATGTGACCCGAAAATGCGAAGAAAAAAGTTTCCTTTGCAGTTTTGCGAATTATTCCTTTTTCACATTGCCTGAAAAACCAACTCATGTGAGCTATAAAAACTTTTTGctatatatttgtaatttggAAATGCGCCTACTGTGTCGTGCGATTTGTTTCTCTCAAGTTTTTGCACGGAACACGCAATTGATGCATATATCACGTGTTTGCGGCAATCGCATCACCCAATTTGTGTCATTAGAATTGTCTGGTTTGAATTCGTGTCCGTTCAATTCTTTGCATCGATTTTGTATGTAATCTCCTtgtgtaaataattaaatttgcTTTTGGTGTGCTCGTACAATAACACCTTAGTGATGCTGCAACACATGATTAAAAAGGTTGCTTTTTCATGTTAATCAGAGTTTTTGACCTAACTAGCCGTGACGGCGACatgctaaatttttttttttagaaatggttTCTATTTCTGCGATGTAGTGCCTGGAACAACAACATACAAACTATATGACAGTGATAATCTCAAGTActgattatgtgctttattcTAAGTTAAACGGGTTTAATGTGAGTTTGAATATTTTGCGTGACATATAGCTATACTGAAAACAACAACAGTTAGTTTACCTCAgttcttgaaaataaattaaagcaaacATGTACGTTAAATCAGGGAACACAAAATGAACCAACAATTTTTCCATGAAAAAGATGTTATCAGTCACTCAGTATGTAAATTTAATGATGTTAAAAGGTTTGTTATTTATGAATTAGATTATGAGATTAGGAGGAGATGACGACAGCCTTCACGCGGCCTCCTCCGTGAGTAGCAAGAAATGGTGCAAGACCAGTTTGCGAAACTAATGTTGCCAACCAGTCATCATCTAGCTGGCAGACCGAGGTGCAAGAGACCGAAGGGACATGGTGCATCCATGTCAGGACGAGTGACCATCCCGACCATCGAGTACCAAGGTCTGTCGGTGTTCCAACTTAATGTAGAGGGCCTTACAACCGTCAAAATGGAAGTCATCTACCATCTCGCTGACTCCCACAAAGTAGCAGCCGTCCTCCTCCAGGAGACACACCGTGACAGTGATAACATCCTCAAACTGCCCGGTTTCCAACTTGCTGGGTCTACCCACAGCAAACAGCATGGACTTGCAACCTTTGTGAGGAACAACCTTAGTTGGACAGCCACTGGCCAATCTCCACCAGGCTCGAGTATCGAATGGCTGTCGACTAAGGTGCAGACCACAACGATTGTCAATgtctacaagcccccaccatcaATGCTGACTATGACATCACTTTCACCGGCACCTGCACCCGCCATCTATGCAGGGGACTTTAACTGCCAACACATAGACTGGGGTTACAGTCATACTACACCAAATGGAGAGACATTAAGCCAATGGGCCTCCAGTGCCAATGCGTTGCTACTGTTCGACACCAAAGAACCTCCAAGCTTCTTTTCAGCACGCTGGAACACCCACACCAACCCGGACTTGGCTTTCGCTGTGTGTCACACAGCTCAAAAGCCAGAGAGACGTGTCCTGGATAGGTTCCCCCGCTCACACCACCGACCGTCCATCATAAAGGTCCCATCCCTGGTGCAGCCAGTTGCAGGGAAACCCATCAGGAGATGGAACTTTCGTAACGCAAATTGGCAGTCtttcactgaggagacagaaaagACATCATCCTGTCTCCCAGACCCAGACAACGCCGACGTGGACGCTGGATATGCAGCCTACTGCAGAGTACTCCTTGGGGCAGCAAGGAAAACCATCCCCCGTGGCTTTAACACAAACTACATCCCGGGCTGGGATGGAGAGTGCAGCCACCTCCTGCATATCCACCAGCAGGCAAGCTCCAGGGAGGAAGTGGAAGAATCTGCAACGGTACTTCTGCAGAAGCTAGATGCCACCCGAAGGTCAAGGTGGACAGAAGTAGTTCAGTCAATTGACTTCACCCACTACAGCCGTAAGGCGTGGCGGACAATAAACCAGCTGACAGGTAGAACACCATCGACCTCCCGGTGCCCAATAACAGCAAATGCCATCGCATCCCAGCTCCTTAAGAACAGCTGTTTCCCTGATGCTGATAAGAACTTTGCCCGCACAACATCACACCAGGTGACTTCCCTGTGTAGAGCAGCTAGTGTGGACGCCAACTTGTCAGGGGAATTTACAACAGCTGAACTCCAGACTGCCTTGAGTAAGACCAAACAAGGGAAAGCACCAGGACATGATTACATCCACCCTGAGTTTGTGACTCACCAGAGTGTAAGAACATCTGTATGGCTCTGCTCATTCTACTCGACATGCCTTCGGAGGTCCAAGCTCCCGAAGATATGGCGCCGTGCTGCTGTCATAGCCCTTCCAAAACCAAACAAGCCTGCTGAAGACCCCAAATCCTACCGACCCATCTCACTGCTCTGTGTCCCATTCAAAACCCTGGAGAGGCTGATCTATAATCGTAACGAGCCAATAGTGGACCCTCAACTCCCACGGGAACAAGCTGGCTTCCGGCACGGTCGGTCAACGGTTGACCAGGTGACACTGCTCacccaagacattgaggacagctTTCAGGAAAAACAGAAGGCTGGAGTAGTGTTGCTTGATCTCACAGCCGCTTACGATACCGTCTGGCACCGCGGACTCCACCTAAAGCTACTAAAGATCATTCCCGACCGGCACATGGTGAAGTTCATCATTGAGATGGTGACGAACCGCAGCTTCACCTTAAAGACCAGTGACGGTCAATGCAGCAGGCTTAGAAGGCTGAGGAATGGTGTTCCGCAGGGTTCTGTCCTTGCACCGATGTTATTCAATATCTACATCCACGACTTACCTGAAACAACATCCCGGAAATATGGTTACGCGGACGACCTGGCCATTATGACGAGACGACAAATATGGGAGCAGATGCAGGCCAGCCTAAACCAGGACATGGACACCTTGGCAGCCTACCTGCGTGAGTGGCGTTTACAGCTCAGCATCGGCAAGACAGTTGCAGCAGCTTACCACCTGAACAAAAGTTAGGCCAGACGGGAACTGGACATATTCGTTAATAACAAGCACCTTGAGTTCCAGCAAGCTCCACGGTACCTTGGCGTACGCCTGGATAGATCTCTAACATTCAAACAACACCTTGAAGAAGTGACGGCTAAAGTGTCAGGATGatgatggggaagtcgtggcctggtggttagagaatcggactcccaatcgaagggttgtgggttcgagtcccgggccggcaggaattgtgggtggggggagtacatgtacagttctctcactgccctcaataccacgactgaggtgcccttgagcaaggcaccgaacccccaactgctccccgggcgccgcagcataaatggctgcccactgctccgggtgtgtgttcacagtgtgtgtgtatgttcactgctctgtgtgtgtgcacttcggatgggttaaatgcagagcacaaattctgagtatgggtcaccatacttggccgaatgtcacttcacttcacttcttcacTTCTTCATCAAGGGTCGCAACAATTCGACGTCTCGCTGGTACTAGCTGGGGTGCAACTGCCAAGGTGCTTCGAATATCAACAGTAGCTCTCGTCTTCTCCACAGCTGAATACTGTGCCCCAGCCTGGTGCAGAAGCCCACACGCCAGGAAAGTCGACATTGCCATAAACACCGCCCTTCGGACTATAACTGGCTGACTGAAATCTACCCCTGTCTACCATCTGCCAACACTAGCGGGAATAGCCCCGGCCGGCCTCCGACGAGAGGCTGCTACCCTCGCTCTTGCAAGGAAAGCCCAAAGATACAACTGGCATATCCTGCACAATACCACCACAACAGCACTGCCTCCTCATAGACTGAAGTCCCGCCACCCGTACAACAAGGCGGCACAAGACCTGCTCAGGTCCCTCCCTGAGGACCTGTCTACAGAGGCATGGCTCGCGGCAGCCTGGAAGCAGGAGTGGGAGTCAGCAGGGCCCTCACGAATCCACCGTTACATCTATGACCCTGGAGGCGCTCTTGAAGGAGAGGATCTGCCACGCCGGCAATGGACTCTGCTAAACCGCCTGCGAACTGGGGTTGGACGTTACAAAGCATCGATGAGGAAGTTGGGCCTGGAAGACagagcagtgtgtgagtgtggggaGCCAGAGCAGACCGCTGAGCACATAATCACCACCTGTCCACTGTATAAACCACCGTCGGAGGCCGGCCTCTTCGACGTGGGACCTGAGATGAGAACGTGGCTGAGTTCTACTGAGCTGGACATTTGATGACGACACACGAAAGAAGAAGAATTAGATTATAAACGCATCTATTTCATTGTGAGTGCAGTGCGCTTCCAGAGAAAGCCCACCAACACatgcttctgattggctgtgtaCAATCTTGTAGTTAGGACACGGTGTAAATCAGCTCATTGGTTTTGGAACAGGTTTTCAACACATTTCATTTTAGCACTGAATACAGCAACGTCTATTCTGAGGTGATTGTGACCTGCTCTGGGTTTGCTGTGATGGGTCCCGATACAGGTGGGATCTGGGCGGGGTATAAGTCAGCTGTTGCAGCAGCTGCAGGTCTAGGGCCCGTTTGGGATGCTGTGTTGGGCTGAGCAGGCGCTCTGTACTTGTGTGTGCCTGGATCTACCTCTGGGACTCCCTAGAAGAAAGGATGaagcaaaatgaatgaaaactcaTTGAAGAACCCACTTCTAAACCCTGTGAGTGTTGTGTGTTTCTCACCCGCTGTGGAGTGTGGATGGGTGACAAAGCATCCAGGTCTGCCATGGGGAACTCAACTCCTTTCCTCTTCAGCTCCTCGTAAATGTGCACTACTCCGGTTAGGTCTGGGCTGCTCCTGAATGCATCTGCCCAAGCCTGGGCCGAAACACAAAGACAGAGAGGTGATTGGTTAATGGGTAGTGGAACTATAGAAAAGCTATCCCACAGGAGCTTAGCTTTATcaggtaaagttttcaaccattAGCAATAGATGGTTTTTAGCAGGTAAAAGGAACTCacaactcaatgcatttacaCATTGAATTTTGTTAATTACTATTGCCAATAGACATTCTAGATAAATTTACAGTACAACAGTACAAAAGTGGAAATCATTCAGGTTAGAGCAGGTTATTttgtcaactttttttatttctagtTCCTCTTCTGATCACAACAATATTAAAATGCACCATGAGTTTTATGTGacttaagtatttaaaaatatatattttactagtcgccaaagcgacttacaaataatgACATTAGAaagaaatcaaaaacaacaaatgagcagtaatatgcaagtgctatgatAAGTCTCGGTTAGGCTAATGCGGTAAACGTAgcaaagtttttagttttttttaatataacaaaaataaaataagtagatAAATAGAAAAGAATAGAGAGTGTTAgagagctttttttatttttttaagaaaacgagCAGTTAGAAAACCAATAGAGGGTGCAAGTGTTAGAGGATCAAGtcaataaatagattaaatagaatcagaatagagagtgctaaacataagagggtcaaataaagatggatttGATTCATTTGTTCTCCGACGGCCCGGAAATGTAGTAGACAAACCAAAAATTCtattaaataaaaccaaacaaattttaataaaataaaaagacagttCAGTGTGACATTTTAGAGTGAAAAACCAGGTATTTGTAAAATCCTAGAGACAACTAAATGCAGCTATGCCCTGTATGCCATCAAGGAAACTGTCAGCAATCAATCTAAACAATCtgtcaatctgattcagtaatgGCTTCCAGTCAACTAGAATTAATACAATTGCAAGCAGCCTCGCAGACCAAGTCCATCAAACCTAGTTTCCAGCCCGGACCCATTCTGAATGGAAATGCTTAGAATGTAGCAACGGCCATCAGTGGTGGTTTTATTGCAGAAACAGAGGAAGAGATAAAGAGGAAGTTTTTTAATCTCACTCAATTCACCTGAATCAGTGACAGCACTTTCTCCTGTACTATAGCAGGAGGGTTGGTCTTCGGAATGATGATCTTCACCAAGACACCTTCGATGAAATCTCTATTGGCGACTTGGACGTGAAAACGGTGGCCACAGTTTTTCACGCAAGTCTCCAGCACCTAAAAAAGACAATTACACAAGCAGCTAAGATTATTGATtgtttaggcccaatcccaattctaccccttagcccttcccctttgtctagattctcttttggttggaggggtaggggtaaggggaacatagcccttcaaacgaagatttttcgggaccacacttcagacGAAGGGGTAtaaattatctcggcaacatggctgctacagcgaacaaaaagacacataaatgtaagcttttttgccataaataaagattttaatgaaaagttaATGAAATTTGTTTTATGATACATTCAATTGTGggttcatattaatggtcatgttactcaaagaaatgtttgcaaaaaatcgctaatatatgctaacgtcatatcattacagactgcgtgccacag from Carassius carassius chromosome 1, fCarCar2.1, whole genome shotgun sequence includes:
- the LOC132141460 gene encoding TOM1-like protein 2 isoform X1, translated to MEFLLGNPYSTPVGQCIEKATDGSLQNEDWTLNLEICDIINETEEGPKDAMRAVKKRLNGNRNFREVMLALTVLETCVKNCGHRFHVQVANRDFIEGVLVKIIIPKTNPPAIVQEKVLSLIQAWADAFRSSPDLTGVVHIYEELKRKGVEFPMADLDALSPIHTPQRGVPEVDPGTHKYRAPAQPNTASQTGPRPAAAATADLYPAQIPPVSGPITANPEQIARLRSELDIVRGNVKVMSEMLTEMVPGQEDTSDLELLQELNRTCRAMQHRVVELISRVSNEEVTEELLHVNDDLNNIFLRYERYERYRVGRAAQNNGVLNEASEGDNLIDLDPASPAVVTPRVSTTPTHTPTSTLQPPSAPPAAAVSLSTQLAGLEVGADSVSSTLSSLSAHNPQDDFDMFAHTRSSSLADQRKNVKYEEPQALVSLASALDIRQQNATGPNVKGPNAELEPIDSWLITQGMIPVSQSSVMDDIEEWLCADVVRLLYLDFILSVFVSMLASRLSSSSLSFNQVCLVLLSDSSATSVLY
- the LOC132141460 gene encoding TOM1-like protein 2 isoform X2, with product MEFLLGNPYSTPVGQCIEKATDGSLQNEDWTLNLEICDIINETEEGPKDAMRAVKKRLNGNRNFREVMLALTVLETCVKNCGHRFHVQVANRDFIEGVLVKIIIPKTNPPAIVQEKVLSLIQAWADAFRSSPDLTGVVHIYEELKRKGVEFPMADLDALSPIHTPQRGVPEVDPGTHKYRAPAQPNTASQTGPRPAAAATADLYPAQIPPVSGPITANPEQIARLRSELDIVRGNVKVMSEMLTEMVPGQEDTSDLELLQELNRTCRAMQHRVVELISRVSNEEVTEELLHVNDDLNNIFLRYERYERYRVGRAAQNNGVLNEASEGDNLIDLDPASPAVVTPRVSTTPTHTPTSTLQPPSAPPAAAVSLSTQLAGLEVGADSVSSTLSSLSAHNPQDDFDMFAHTRSSSLADQRKNVKYEEPQALVSLASALDIRQQNATGIPVSQSSVMDDIEEWLCADVKGEETEEGVTSEDFDKFLEERAKAADQAPPLAAAAAVEPRPLVSASSSNRRRTQQTEDNLFAL